In Piliocolobus tephrosceles isolate RC106 chromosome 10, ASM277652v3, whole genome shotgun sequence, a single window of DNA contains:
- the SPRYD4 gene encoding SPRY domain-containing protein 4 translates to MALLFARSLRLCRWGAKRLGVASTEAQRGVSFKLEEKTAHSSLALFRGDTGVKYGLVGLEPTKVALNVERFREWAVVLADTAVTSGRHYWEVTVKRSQQFRIGVADVDMSRDSCIGVDDRSWVFAYAQRKWYTMLANEKAPIEGIGQPEKVGLLLEYEAQKLSLVDVSQVSVVHTLQTDFRGPVVPAFALWDGELLTHSGLEVPPGL, encoded by the exons ATGGCGCTGCTCTTTGCACGTTCTTTGCGCTTGTGCCGCTGGGGAGCCAAACGATTGGGAGTTGCCtccacagaggcccagagag GCGTCAGTttcaaattggaagaaaaaacCGCCCACAGCAGCCTGGCACTCTTCAGAGGTGATACGGGTGTCAAATATGGCTTGGTGGGATTGGAGCCCACCAAGGTGGCCTTGAATGTGGAGCGCTTCCGGGAGTGGGCAGTGGTGCTGGCAGACACAGCGGTCACCAGTGGCAGACACTACTGGGAAGTGACAGTGAAGCGCTCCCAGCAGTTCCGGATAGGAGTGGCAGATGTGGACATGTCCCGGGATAGCTGCATTGGTGTTGATGATCGTTCCTGGGTGTTCGCCTATGCCCAGCGCAAGTggtacaccatgttggccaacgaGAAAGCCCCAATTGAGGGTATTGGGCAGCCAGAGAAGGTGGGGCTGCTGCTGGAGTATGAGGCCCAGAAGCTGAGCCTGGTGGATGTGAGCCAGGTCTCTGTGGTTCACACGCTACAGACAGATTTCCGGGGTCCAGTGGTGCCTGCCTTTGCTCTCTGGGATGGAGAGCTGCTGACCCATTCAGGGCTTGAGGTGCCCCCGGGCCTCTAG
- the GLS2 gene encoding glutaminase liver isoform, mitochondrial → MMAALDLYFQLCSVEVTCESGSVMAATLANGGICPITGESVLSAEAVRNTLSLMHSCGMYDFSGQFAFHVGLPAKSAVSGAILLVVPNVMGMMCLSPPLDKLGNSYRGTNFCQKLVSLFNFHNYDNLRHCARKLDPRREGGEVRNKTVVNLLFAAYSGDVSALRRFALSAMNMEQKDYDSRTALHIAAAEGHIEVVKFLIEACKVNPFVKDRWGNIPLDDAVQFNHLEVVKLLQDYQDSYTLSDTQAEAAAEALSKENLESMV, encoded by the exons ATGATGGCTGCCCTTGATCTCTACTTCCAG CTGTGCTCTGTGGAGGTCACTTGTGAATCAGGCAGTGTCATGGCAGCCACCCTCGCCAATGGTGGGATCTGCCCCATCACAGGCGAGAGTGTGCTGAGTGCTGAAGCAGTGCGCAACACCCTCAGCCTCATGCATTCCTGTGGCATGTATGACTTCTCTGGCCAGTTTGCCTTCCAC GTGGGCCTGCCAGCCAAGTCAGCTGTATCAGGAGCCATCCTCCTGGTGGTACCCAATGTCATGGGAATGATGTGCCTGTCACCCCCATTGGACAAGCTGGGGAATAGCTATAGGGGGACCAACTTCTGCCAG AAGTTGGTGTCTCTCTTCAATTTCCACAACTATGACAACCTGAGGCACTGTGCTCGGAAGTTAGACCCACGGCGTGAAGGCGGAGAAGTTCGG AACAAGACTGTGGTCAACCTGTTATTTGCGGCCTACAGTGGTGATGTCTCAGCTCTTCGAAG GTTTGCCTTGTCAGCCATGAATATGGAACAGAAAGACTATGACTCACGCACAGCTCTGCATATTGCTGCAGCTGAAG GACACATCGAAGTTGTTAAATTCCTGATCGAGGCTTGCAAAGTGAATCCTTTTGTCAAGGACAG ATGGGGCAACATTCCCCTGGATGATGCTGTGCAGTTCAACCATCTGGAGGTGGTCAAACTGCTTCAAGATTACCAGGATTCCTACACACTCTCTGACactcaggctgaggcagcagcTGAGGCCCTGTCTAAAGAGAACTTAGAAAGCATGGTATGA
- the LOC111541840 gene encoding glutaminase liver isoform, mitochondrial-like translates to MRSMKALQKALSRAGSHCGRGDWGHLSRSPLLGGGVRHHLSEAAAQGRETPHSSQPQHQDHDSSESGMLSRLGDLLFYTIAEGQEQIPIHKFTTALKATGLQTSDPRLQDCMSEMHRVVQESSSGGLLDRDLFRKCVSSNIVLLTQAFRKKFVIPDFEEFTGHVDRIFEDAKELTGGKVAAYIPQLAKSNPDLWGVSLCTVDGQRHSVGHTKIPFCLQSCVKPLTYAISISTLGTDYVHKFVGKEPSGLRYNKLSLNEEGIPHNPMVNAGAIVVSSLIKMDCNKAEKFDFVSSLATWPLAAFLHSMLSSPAAPVAL, encoded by the exons ATGCGCTCCATGAAAGCTCTGCAGAAGGCGCTGAGCCGGGCCGGCAGTCACTGCGGGCGGGGAGACTGGGGTCACCTGAGCCGGAGCCCCCTCCTTGGCGGGGGCGTCCGGCACCACCTCAGTGAGGCCGCGGCGCAGGGCAGAGAGACGCCACACAGCAGCCAGCCGCAGCACCAGGATCA TGATTCATCAGAAAGTGGCATGCTGTCCCGCCTGGGTGATTTGCTCTTCTACACTATTGCTGAAGGACAGGAACAAATCCCTATCCACAAGTTCACCACT GCACTAAAGGCCACTGGGCTGCAGACATCAGATCCTCGGCTCCAAGACTGCATGAGCGAGATGCACCGTGTGGTCCAAGAGTCCAGTAGTGGTGGCCTCTTGGACCGAGATCTCTTCCGAAA GTGTGTGAGCAGCAACATTGTGCTCCTGACCCAGGCATTCCGAAAGAAGTTTGTCATTCCTGATTTTGAGGAGTTCACGGGCCATGTGGATCGCATCTTTGAGGATGCCAAAGAGCTCACTGGAGGCAAA GTGGCAGCCTACATCCCTCAGCTGGCCAAGTCAAACCCAGACCTGTGGGGTGTCTCCCTGTGCACTGTGGATGGTCAGCG GCACTCTGTGGGTCATACAAAGATCCCCTTCTGCCTGCAGTCCTGTGTGAAGCCCCTCACCTATGCCATCTCCATAAGCACGCTAGGCACTGACTACGTGCACAAGTTTGTGGGCAAAGAGCCTAGTGGCCTGCGCTACAACAAGCTCTCCCTCAATGAGGAAG GAATCCCCCATAACCCCATGGTCAATGCTGGTGCCATTGTTGTCAGCTCCCTGATCAAG aTGGACTGTAACAAAGCAGAGAAGTTTGATTTTGTAAGTTCCCTTGCTACTTGGCCCCTGGCTGCATTTCTCCACAGCATGCTGTCCTCTCCAGCTGCCCCAGTGGCTCTCTAA